In the Helianthus annuus cultivar XRQ/B chromosome 11, HanXRQr2.0-SUNRISE, whole genome shotgun sequence genome, one interval contains:
- the LOC110891397 gene encoding flavonol sulfotransferase-like, producing MMYSFPTAFYSPRATVTKDEEKARKETMSILIERYKDKVSTLSASPDNQLRKYEDFWYFHGFWHHSKANFTVEAVMAVQDDFQALPTDIFLASHPKTGTTWLKALAFAIVNRSQFKTGIASCPTHPLLTISPHDCVPFIETESFLNNPSYANGLLATHIPYTSLPKSIITSDCRIVYICRNPKDVLISLWHFLNKVRDDSSPMKLVDLFEIFSKGMSPCGSFWDHVIGYYKANLERPDKVLFLKYEDLKKDPKNVVKRLAKFLGNPFTEEEESDGSVEKIIELCGFETLHKVNKVSSEQVYFRKGVVGDSGSYLTTEMIETLDKITKEKFDGLSISFEA from the coding sequence ATGATGTACTCCTTCCCTACTGCCTTCTATTCACCTAGAGCAACCGttacaaaagatgaagaaaaggcACGAAAGGAAACGATGTCGATCCTCATCGAACGATACAAGGACAAAGTCTCTACTCTTTCAGCAAGTCCCGATAATCAGCTACGTAAGTATGAAGATTTCTGGTATTTCCACGGTTTTTGGCATCACTCAAAAGCTAACTTCACGGTTGAAGCAGTTATGGCCGTGCAAGACGATTTCCAAGCTCTACCAACCGATATCTTCTTAGCAAGTCATCCAAAAACCGGCACAACATGGCTTAAGGCCCTTGCCTTTGCCATTGTGAACCGAAGCCAATTCAAAACGGGGATCGCCTCTTGTCCAACTCACCCATTGCTCACCATTAGCCCCCATGATTGTGTCCCCTTCATAGAGACCGAGTCTTTCTTGAACAACCCTTCTTATGCCAATGGCCTCCTGGCTACCCATATACCCTACACTTCTTTACCTAAATCCATCATTACTTCCGATTGTCGGATTGTTTACATATGTAGAAACCCTAAAGATGTGCTCATTTCTTTATGGCACTTCTTGAACAAGGTGAGAGATGATTCTTCACCAATGAAACTGGTTGATCTATTTGAGATTTTTAGTAAAGGTATGAGTCCATGTGGATCTTTTTGGGATCATGTGATAGGGTACTATAAGGCAAATTTAGAACGACCAGATAAGGTATTGTTCTTAAAGTACGAGGATTTAAAGAAAGATCCTAAGAATGTGGTTAAGAGATTAGCCAAATTCCTAGGTAACCCTTTTACAGAAGAGGAGGAATCTGATGGATCAGTGGAAAAGATAATCGAACTTTGTGGTTTTGAGACCTTACACAAGGTAAATAAGGTTTCATCCGAGCAGGTCTACTTTCGAAAAGGCGTTGTTGGTGATTCGGGTAGTTATCTCACGACTGAAATGATCGAAACTTTGGACAAGATCACCAAAGAAAAGTTTGATGGTTTAAGTATCTCATTTGAAGCATGA